Proteins encoded within one genomic window of Bacteroidetes bacterium SB0662_bin_6:
- a CDS encoding polyprenyltransferase, whose translation MTAARRIRAFLELARPANVITAFADILAGFAAAGAMTGLLFGQGNAPVEELVLLLLATAGLYAGGVVFNDVFDADLDARERPERPIPSGRATRAQAAVFGSVLLVGGIAAAACVSLSSFFIAAAVACCALGYDAAAKHHAIAGPISMGLCRGGNLLLGASAVSGMPATLWFLALVPVAYVGAIVVISRGEVHGSRKRPILFAMLVTGVVCAALLSLGFRPDYRILDALPFLLFFAFLVFPSFRRAAADPSPAHIRRAVKAGVLALVALDATLAAGFGTWIAGLIVLALLPLSILVARRFAVT comes from the coding sequence ATGACCGCCGCCAGACGCATTCGAGCATTTCTGGAACTGGCCCGGCCGGCTAACGTCATCACGGCGTTTGCCGATATCCTTGCCGGTTTCGCTGCCGCCGGCGCCATGACGGGCCTGTTGTTCGGTCAGGGCAATGCACCGGTCGAAGAACTCGTACTTCTTCTGCTTGCCACGGCGGGGCTGTATGCCGGCGGCGTGGTCTTCAACGATGTGTTCGATGCAGACCTGGACGCCAGGGAGCGCCCGGAACGCCCCATTCCCAGCGGTCGCGCCACGCGGGCGCAAGCCGCCGTCTTTGGAAGCGTTCTGCTTGTGGGGGGGATTGCGGCAGCAGCCTGTGTCAGCCTCTCATCTTTCTTCATCGCCGCAGCGGTGGCCTGCTGTGCCCTCGGCTATGACGCAGCCGCTAAACATCACGCTATAGCAGGACCGATCAGTATGGGATTGTGCCGCGGCGGAAATCTGCTGTTGGGCGCCAGCGCGGTGTCGGGCATGCCGGCGACCCTGTGGTTTCTTGCGCTCGTGCCTGTCGCGTATGTGGGAGCCATCGTCGTAATCAGCCGGGGCGAGGTGCATGGGAGCCGCAAGCGCCCCATCCTGTTCGCTATGCTCGTCACAGGCGTGGTATGTGCAGCGCTGCTTTCCCTCGGCTTCCGGCCGGACTACCGGATACTGGATGCGCTGCCTTTTCTTCTCTTCTTCGCCTTCCTGGTATTCCCCTCGTTCCGGCGCGCCGCCGCCGATCCCTCCCCGGCCCACATACGCCGGGCCGTCAAAGCGGGCGTGCTCGCACTGGTAGCTCTTGACGCAACGCTTGCCGCAGGATTCGGCACCTGGATCGCAGGTCTTATCGTGCTTGCGCTGTTGCCGCTCTCTATCCTCGTCGCACGGAGGTTTGCGGTGACGTGA
- a CDS encoding PQQ-binding-like beta-propeller repeat protein: MARTFRSSRVSGCIALLAAAVGVVSGCSTLRIDPQHIMDPVWPVEGRDVLRSNTVPDQVNPPLRQYWRFNAQAGFGLVSPLVLGDAILVATRKGEVHAIDLESGKRVARDAFGDAIEGTPAHADDLLVVPVAWGGRAVRASDLLTGERLWRAGNIPVSSGLVVWGDFVLGGDVEGYVRAWRLQDGEEAWSVQLDERAGIYSTPVLIDDIVIVANDHGRVTALNPSDGSLAWSADAGAPVQVSLAATEDVVFVATTRGGIRALDARSGVLRWAYDLTNGEEGEYIAGTGGLPSRRGSFAPPQKYLTAPAVGERDVVFGASDGIVRSLHIADGSLNWETDASAAISAPPVITAETVYVGTMGALLMGFDRNDGRLIWSTELDGRIKSAFALKESRLIVLAEPRYVYVYEPDPGDDETEEGE; the protein is encoded by the coding sequence ATGGCGAGGACTTTTCGAAGCAGTCGGGTTTCCGGGTGTATTGCGCTTCTTGCCGCGGCAGTCGGGGTTGTGTCGGGGTGCTCGACCCTTCGTATAGACCCGCAACATATCATGGACCCCGTATGGCCCGTCGAAGGGAGGGACGTCCTCCGGTCCAATACCGTGCCTGATCAAGTCAATCCTCCTTTGCGACAGTACTGGAGATTCAATGCCCAGGCAGGTTTCGGGCTTGTTTCCCCGCTTGTGCTGGGGGATGCGATTCTTGTGGCCACTCGCAAAGGGGAAGTACATGCCATTGATCTGGAATCGGGCAAGCGGGTCGCACGCGATGCGTTCGGGGATGCGATCGAAGGCACGCCGGCCCATGCGGACGATCTGCTGGTCGTGCCCGTAGCCTGGGGGGGCAGGGCGGTGCGCGCCAGTGATTTGTTGACCGGAGAACGGTTGTGGCGGGCCGGCAATATCCCTGTCAGTTCAGGACTTGTGGTGTGGGGTGATTTTGTGCTTGGCGGGGATGTGGAGGGGTATGTCCGTGCCTGGCGATTACAGGACGGGGAAGAGGCATGGTCGGTGCAACTGGACGAACGGGCGGGTATCTACTCGACTCCCGTATTGATTGACGATATCGTGATCGTAGCGAATGATCACGGGCGGGTGACTGCACTGAATCCGTCGGACGGATCGCTTGCCTGGTCGGCGGATGCAGGCGCCCCTGTGCAGGTTTCTCTGGCCGCCACGGAAGATGTCGTGTTTGTTGCAACGACACGGGGCGGCATACGGGCGCTTGATGCGCGCAGCGGCGTTTTGCGCTGGGCATACGACCTGACGAATGGAGAGGAAGGCGAGTATATCGCCGGCACGGGCGGCTTGCCGTCGCGGCGAGGCAGTTTCGCTCCCCCCCAGAAGTATCTTACGGCGCCTGCGGTAGGAGAGCGTGACGTGGTGTTCGGCGCATCCGACGGAATCGTCCGTTCCCTGCATATAGCCGATGGGTCGCTCAACTGGGAAACGGATGCTTCCGCTGCGATTTCGGCTCCGCCGGTCATTACCGCCGAAACCGTTTACGTGGGTACCATGGGAGCGCTTTTGATGGGTTTCGACCGGAACGACGGCCGCCTGATATGGAGTACGGAGCTGGATGGGCGCATAAAGTCCGCTTTTGCGCTCAAGGAGTCGCGGCTGATTGTGTTGGCAGAGCCTCGTTATGTGTATGTGTACGAACCGGATCCGGGGGACGATGAAACGGAAGAAGGTGAGTAA
- a CDS encoding BamA/TamA family outer membrane protein, which yields MLCLRLRHFALAALCCAVVLPATGQYTSHFGRNKIQYENFDWHVLETEHFDIYHYSEMQELAEYGAAFAEEAYEELQNRFNFSLTHRPPLIFYSSNLHFKQTNITPGFIPDGVGGFFEFLKGRVVIPANGNVHQFRRVIRHELVHVFTYAKVLRVIRDHRVPPERFLPLWFTEGLAEYWSGSPDESHEMIMRDAVYSNYLVPLSSIYRINGTFLMYKQGEALCRFLAETWGEEKLLRLIENFWKDRDFRHVMEVTFLEDFQEIDRKWQEWLRERYFQEIDDLELASIKARGVATEGFNAKPTFYRFADGSRKVYFVGNLTGYSNVYQVEVDSLFRPLGKPEILIRGERTDNFESLHVFESRMGISGDGKLAFVAKSGEADVIHVYDLVGDVLLATYGFDGLVAVYSPAWSPDGERLVFSSITGSGFSDLFVYDIPAGQLHRLTNDSYDDLDPAWSPDGRRIAFSSDRTTMGKHDAYNIFAYDLDEGTIGYVTFGERLDHSPRWSPDGRQLVFTSAVRGADGRYGAQNIWTAEAPVDASPEMASSGAGATVLLTESGHAPGGVSAGRRLRRLTNLTTSAFDPVWTEEGNLLFTGFEHMRFSIRSLPAADSLWTHPRSEEIVDPTKAEEPWTFARIDAQDREESVRYKKQFTLDLAQTIVSQNPVWGTQGGAALAFSDLMGDDKWFFTVFNNSRGTSDFLRSLNVAISRQQLHRRTNTAYGLYRFAGLRYDITDPDAARTFPTLWETIYGGYGLISYPISMFRRIEAGTSLSWDDKYIPWAQVDRQALLVSNSVSLVHDNVLWGMNGPIEGYRGSVLTAWTTDVLYSNVSYLTFAADVRNYWRLHRHITFASRGLGRMNKGKEARLFFMGGSWDLRGFPLFSVRGQKMWFTSHELRFPILLAPWLSLPVLAPLGVANLRGAFFFDAAHAWNASYYEPRLSNALRRQLNIGETVGAIGGGLRLNLFGGLVLRYDVGYRYRDGFRHRERFFKQFFFGWDF from the coding sequence ATGCTCTGCCTTCGACTGCGACATTTTGCGCTTGCTGCGCTCTGCTGCGCGGTTGTCCTTCCTGCCACGGGGCAGTACACATCCCATTTCGGGCGCAACAAGATCCAATACGAGAATTTCGACTGGCATGTCCTCGAAACGGAGCATTTCGACATTTACCATTACTCGGAAATGCAGGAGTTGGCCGAGTACGGCGCCGCTTTTGCCGAGGAAGCGTATGAGGAATTACAGAATCGGTTCAATTTTTCGCTCACGCATCGCCCGCCGCTGATTTTTTATTCGTCGAATCTGCATTTCAAACAGACGAACATTACTCCGGGCTTCATTCCTGACGGGGTAGGAGGATTTTTCGAGTTTCTGAAAGGCCGCGTCGTGATCCCGGCCAATGGAAATGTGCACCAGTTCCGCCGGGTCATTCGGCACGAACTCGTGCATGTGTTCACCTATGCAAAGGTGCTCCGCGTCATTCGGGATCACCGCGTTCCACCGGAGCGCTTCCTTCCTCTCTGGTTTACCGAGGGCCTTGCGGAATACTGGTCCGGTTCTCCCGATGAATCGCACGAGATGATCATGCGGGACGCAGTGTATTCCAATTACCTCGTTCCCCTGTCGAGCATCTATCGTATCAACGGCACCTTTCTCATGTACAAACAGGGGGAGGCGCTGTGCCGCTTCCTGGCTGAAACATGGGGCGAGGAGAAACTGCTTCGGCTCATAGAGAATTTCTGGAAGGATCGTGATTTCCGTCATGTGATGGAGGTCACGTTTCTGGAGGATTTCCAGGAAATAGACCGGAAGTGGCAGGAATGGCTCCGGGAGCGGTATTTCCAGGAAATAGACGATCTCGAGCTTGCGTCTATCAAGGCGAGAGGGGTGGCCACCGAGGGATTCAACGCCAAGCCGACGTTTTATCGTTTTGCGGACGGTTCGCGCAAGGTGTATTTCGTGGGTAACCTGACGGGATACAGCAATGTGTACCAGGTGGAGGTGGATTCGCTGTTTCGTCCGCTTGGAAAGCCTGAAATACTTATCCGGGGCGAACGGACGGACAATTTCGAGTCGCTGCATGTATTTGAAAGCCGGATGGGGATTTCCGGGGACGGGAAACTCGCTTTCGTTGCGAAAAGCGGGGAAGCGGATGTCATTCATGTGTACGATCTGGTTGGGGACGTCCTGCTTGCCACGTATGGTTTCGATGGCCTGGTGGCCGTGTATTCCCCGGCATGGAGCCCCGATGGGGAACGCCTCGTGTTTTCTTCCATCACAGGGAGCGGTTTCAGCGACCTGTTCGTCTATGACATTCCTGCGGGCCAATTGCACCGGCTGACGAATGACAGCTACGATGACCTCGATCCGGCCTGGAGTCCTGACGGCCGCCGGATCGCATTTTCATCGGATCGTACGACGATGGGCAAACACGACGCCTATAATATTTTTGCCTACGACCTCGACGAAGGTACGATCGGGTACGTGACGTTCGGTGAACGGCTGGATCATTCCCCGCGCTGGAGCCCGGATGGCAGACAACTTGTGTTTACGAGCGCCGTCCGGGGCGCAGACGGGCGGTACGGTGCGCAGAACATCTGGACAGCCGAAGCGCCTGTGGACGCTTCTCCCGAGATGGCTTCTTCCGGGGCAGGCGCGACGGTTCTTCTTACCGAATCCGGCCATGCGCCCGGAGGCGTATCTGCCGGGCGCCGTCTTCGCCGGCTCACGAATCTGACCACTTCCGCATTTGATCCGGTGTGGACCGAGGAAGGCAATCTTCTTTTTACCGGATTCGAGCATATGCGTTTTTCCATCCGCAGCCTGCCTGCCGCAGATTCGCTATGGACGCATCCTCGGAGCGAAGAAATCGTCGATCCGACAAAAGCGGAAGAGCCATGGACATTCGCCCGCATCGATGCCCAGGACCGCGAGGAGTCTGTCCGGTACAAAAAACAGTTCACGCTCGATCTGGCGCAGACCATTGTAAGCCAGAATCCTGTCTGGGGCACCCAGGGTGGTGCGGCGCTGGCGTTTTCCGACCTGATGGGCGACGATAAGTGGTTCTTTACCGTCTTTAACAATTCACGCGGCACCAGCGATTTTTTGCGCAGCCTGAATGTGGCGATTTCCCGCCAGCAGTTACACCGCCGGACCAACACTGCGTATGGTCTCTACCGTTTTGCGGGATTGCGTTACGATATCACAGATCCGGACGCGGCGCGCACATTTCCCACGCTATGGGAGACCATTTACGGGGGATACGGGCTTATCAGTTATCCGATTTCCATGTTCCGGCGAATCGAGGCGGGGACCTCCCTGAGCTGGGACGACAAGTATATTCCCTGGGCGCAGGTGGACAGGCAGGCGCTGCTTGTGTCGAATTCCGTGTCGCTCGTGCATGATAATGTGCTCTGGGGCATGAACGGTCCGATAGAAGGATACCGGGGCAGCGTGCTGACTGCCTGGACCACCGATGTGCTCTATTCCAACGTAAGCTATCTCACGTTTGCGGCGGATGTCCGCAACTACTGGCGGCTGCACCGCCACATTACGTTCGCCTCGCGCGGTCTGGGCAGGATGAACAAGGGGAAGGAGGCCCGTTTGTTTTTTATGGGCGGTAGTTGGGACTTGCGCGGATTTCCCCTTTTCAGCGTGCGCGGGCAAAAAATGTGGTTCACATCCCACGAACTGCGCTTTCCTATCCTGCTTGCTCCGTGGCTGAGCTTGCCGGTGCTGGCGCCGCTCGGCGTCGCCAACCTGCGGGGCGCTTTTTTCTTCGACGCCGCTCATGCATGGAATGCCTCCTATTATGAGCCGCGCTTGTCGAACGCGCTCCGGAGGCAACTGAACATCGGCGAAACGGTAGGGGCGATTGGAGGGGGTCTGCGATTGAATCTTTTCGGCGGGCTGGTGCTGCGCTACGATGTGGGATACCGGTACCGGGACGGTTTTCGGCACCGGGAGCGTTTCTTCAAGCAGTTCTTCTTCGGTTGGGATTTTTAG
- the ptsP gene encoding phosphoenolpyruvate--protein phosphotransferase yields the protein MTERVVEGIGVAPGIAIGPAYLYARAAFEVEERHIAPENLKEELARFEQAVSRSERDLRKIAAVAREKLGESSADIFVAQALMLRDIAFYEAVVEHIRGDRMSADYAAHVVLSHHRQLLEAGESEYIRERANDMLDLQDRVVRHLRRGKILSAIETESIVVAESLTAADIVLFSQRAILGTALDYGGATSHVSLMARALGLPAIVGTHGVTEQVTSGDMLVLDGLTGRIVINPTEDTLACYRDRQKRYRQLQEEQKKIVSLPAQTLDGHNVRLVANLEFMEELELVEEYGAQGVGLFRTEVLFLMRKRVSLSEEEQFKAYRRIVESVAPHPTTLRLLDFGGDKMLPLGHREHNPFLGWRGVRVLLDKPDMLHPQLRAIVRASHFGPLRILLPMVTELNEVYAFKEHLGTVYEELAGEGVECDADIPIGIMVEVPSVAIKAARFAREVDFFSIGTNDLTQYTLAVDRGNDLVAEKFQELDPAILQLIRQTVEEAHACGIGVSVCGELAARAVATPILLGLEIDELSASPIYLPEVKRVLRSIRMEEARGLADRALQARDAHEVTSLLENWLREHDCDVASMLEA from the coding sequence ATGACCGAGCGAGTTGTAGAAGGAATCGGCGTGGCTCCGGGCATCGCAATCGGCCCGGCGTATCTTTATGCGCGTGCGGCGTTCGAGGTGGAGGAGCGGCATATCGCTCCCGAAAACCTGAAGGAAGAACTTGCCCGCTTCGAACAGGCTGTGTCGAGGTCCGAGCGGGATCTTCGGAAGATTGCGGCAGTGGCGCGCGAAAAACTTGGAGAAAGCAGTGCGGATATTTTCGTAGCGCAGGCGCTCATGTTGCGTGACATAGCCTTTTACGAAGCCGTTGTCGAACATATCCGCGGGGACCGGATGAGCGCGGATTACGCGGCGCATGTAGTGCTGAGCCATCACCGGCAGTTGCTCGAGGCCGGGGAAAGCGAATACATTCGCGAGCGCGCCAACGACATGCTCGACCTGCAGGACCGGGTCGTACGACACCTGCGCCGGGGCAAAATCCTTTCCGCAATCGAGACCGAATCGATCGTAGTAGCCGAGAGCCTGACGGCAGCGGACATAGTACTGTTCAGTCAGCGGGCGATTCTTGGCACGGCATTGGATTATGGAGGAGCGACTTCGCATGTTTCGCTCATGGCGCGCGCCCTCGGGCTTCCGGCTATCGTCGGTACCCATGGCGTGACGGAACAGGTCACTTCCGGAGACATGCTGGTGCTTGACGGGCTGACAGGCCGCATCGTCATCAATCCGACGGAAGACACGCTGGCATGCTATCGGGATCGCCAGAAGCGCTACCGCCAATTACAGGAAGAACAGAAGAAGATCGTTTCATTGCCCGCGCAAACCCTCGACGGACACAATGTGCGACTGGTGGCCAACCTCGAGTTCATGGAGGAACTGGAGCTCGTCGAGGAGTATGGTGCGCAAGGCGTGGGCCTCTTCCGCACGGAAGTGCTTTTTCTGATGCGGAAGCGCGTGTCCCTGTCCGAAGAGGAGCAGTTCAAAGCATATCGCCGCATCGTCGAATCGGTTGCGCCCCATCCCACCACGTTGCGCCTGCTCGATTTCGGGGGAGATAAAATGCTCCCGCTCGGACACCGCGAGCATAATCCGTTCCTGGGATGGCGGGGTGTGCGCGTGCTGCTCGATAAACCGGATATGCTGCATCCGCAGTTGCGGGCCATCGTACGCGCGAGCCATTTCGGGCCGCTTCGTATCCTCCTGCCGATGGTGACCGAACTGAACGAAGTATATGCTTTCAAGGAGCACCTCGGCACGGTATATGAGGAATTGGCGGGAGAAGGCGTGGAGTGCGACGCCGATATTCCGATCGGTATCATGGTCGAGGTGCCCTCGGTAGCGATCAAGGCTGCCCGGTTCGCCAGAGAAGTCGATTTTTTCTCGATTGGGACCAACGATCTTACACAGTATACCCTTGCCGTGGATCGTGGCAACGATCTGGTGGCCGAAAAATTCCAGGAACTGGATCCGGCCATTTTGCAACTCATCCGGCAAACCGTCGAGGAGGCGCATGCCTGCGGCATCGGGGTCAGCGTGTGTGGGGAACTGGCTGCCCGTGCGGTAGCCACACCGATTCTGCTGGGGCTGGAGATCGACGAGTTGTCGGCTTCTCCCATCTACCTGCCGGAGGTGAAGCGCGTGCTCCGGTCCATCCGGATGGAAGAGGCCCGGGGGCTGGCTGATCGCGCTCTACAGGCCCGGGATGCTCATGAAGTCACATCCCTTCTCGAGAACTGGCTTCGTGAACACGATTGCGACGTGGCGAGCATGCTCGAGGCGTGA
- a CDS encoding HPr family phosphocarrier protein produces MITREVTVTNQAGVHTRPASMIVRAAAKFQSEFFIRKDGFEINGKSIIGVMTLAAEQGARLTLVFEGEDENEAVGAIARLFESGFGEEL; encoded by the coding sequence ATGATAACGAGAGAAGTAACCGTTACGAATCAGGCCGGCGTGCATACGCGCCCGGCATCCATGATTGTCCGTGCAGCAGCAAAGTTCCAGTCGGAGTTTTTTATTCGTAAGGACGGATTCGAAATCAATGGCAAGAGTATTATCGGAGTGATGACGCTGGCAGCCGAACAGGGCGCTCGCCTCACCCTTGTTTTCGAGGGAGAAGACGAAAACGAGGCGGTCGGGGCTATTGCTCGCCTGTTTGAAAGCGGTTTCGGAGAGGAATTGTGA
- a CDS encoding polyprenyl synthetase family protein has protein sequence MSSRENTQVVADASAMDEELHVLREGVESVLSALAAGQSVQAGAASVRIPAEPDVMYDPVRYVLASGGKRLRPVLLLLAARIFGGDEDDALPAALAVEIFHNFTLVHDDIMDSANERRGRSSVHVKWDESTAILCGDYLMGLSYALLAQAKPRAGAPCWNPTTAIGRFQDMLALLCEGQALDEVFERRTDVSVQEYLSMIDRKTGALLQASLEIGGMLGGADETHLKYLRTVGRHAGRAFQIRDDLLDLTAEDIRWGKVKGGDLIEGKRTYILLRAIEQTRGEDRRWFERIVREAGLPADQVDEARERMQRAGVIDEAQAAVRRHTGEALRATRRLPDVSSSETLRGLLQRMQERMH, from the coding sequence ATGTCATCGCGTGAAAACACACAGGTTGTCGCCGATGCCTCTGCAATGGACGAAGAGTTACACGTCCTCCGGGAAGGTGTCGAATCCGTTCTGTCGGCGTTAGCGGCGGGACAGTCGGTCCAGGCAGGTGCCGCATCCGTACGGATTCCTGCGGAGCCGGACGTGATGTACGATCCGGTCCGGTATGTACTGGCTTCCGGCGGCAAGCGGCTCCGGCCTGTCCTGCTTTTGCTGGCCGCCCGAATTTTTGGCGGGGATGAAGACGATGCGCTTCCCGCCGCGTTGGCCGTTGAGATTTTTCACAATTTCACGCTGGTCCATGACGACATCATGGATTCTGCGAATGAGCGGCGAGGCCGTTCATCGGTGCATGTAAAATGGGACGAAAGCACCGCGATTCTTTGCGGGGATTACCTGATGGGGTTGTCATACGCCTTGCTCGCTCAGGCGAAGCCCCGCGCCGGAGCCCCTTGCTGGAATCCGACAACAGCTATCGGGCGTTTTCAGGATATGCTGGCCCTGTTATGTGAAGGGCAGGCCCTGGATGAGGTTTTCGAGCGGCGAACGGACGTGTCCGTTCAGGAGTATCTTTCAATGATAGATCGGAAGACCGGGGCCTTGCTTCAGGCGTCGCTGGAAATTGGCGGGATGCTGGGCGGAGCGGACGAGACGCACCTGAAATACTTGCGGACTGTCGGAAGACATGCAGGGCGGGCGTTTCAGATACGCGATGACCTGCTGGATCTGACGGCGGAAGACATTCGCTGGGGCAAGGTGAAAGGGGGCGATCTCATCGAAGGAAAGCGTACATACATTCTGTTACGCGCCATTGAGCAGACCCGTGGTGAAGATCGCCGGTGGTTCGAGCGCATCGTCCGGGAGGCAGGTCTGCCGGCTGACCAGGTGGACGAGGCGCGTGAACGGATGCAGCGCGCAGGCGTGATCGATGAGGCCCAGGCTGCCGTGCGGCGCCACACCGGGGAGGCGCTCCGTGCAACGCGTCGTCTTCCGGACGTTTCATCCTCGGAAACCCTGCGCGGACTGTTACAACGTATGCAGGAGCGGATGCATTGA
- a CDS encoding nucleoside monophosphate kinase, producing MRIVLFGAPGTGKGTQASILAERRNWRHISTGAMFREAIRARTPHGRMAQEYVRRGWLVPDEFARDIAEEALLEIGLDRFVLDGYPRTVVQAQWLSEFLEAHNTSLNVVIAMELCINDIIERLSMRRMHRLTGEHYHLAFKPPPADVDPDLIVQRQDDRPDAIRNRIEGYWEATRPVVDYYREQGIIVDVDAGGTLEEVYARIEDVLAQAAFGTETV from the coding sequence ATGCGCATTGTACTTTTCGGAGCTCCCGGCACAGGTAAGGGAACGCAGGCGTCAATCCTCGCCGAGCGCCGGAATTGGCGGCACATATCTACGGGCGCCATGTTCCGGGAAGCCATACGGGCTCGTACTCCGCATGGCAGAATGGCCCAGGAGTATGTTCGCCGGGGCTGGCTGGTGCCCGACGAATTTGCCCGGGACATTGCGGAAGAAGCGTTGCTGGAGATCGGGCTGGATCGGTTTGTACTGGATGGGTATCCCCGTACCGTGGTGCAAGCACAATGGCTTTCGGAGTTTCTTGAAGCCCACAATACTTCGCTCAACGTGGTTATCGCCATGGAATTATGCATAAATGACATAATAGAGCGGCTATCTATGCGTAGAATGCATAGGTTAACCGGGGAACATTATCATCTCGCTTTCAAGCCGCCGCCGGCGGATGTCGATCCCGATTTGATCGTACAGCGGCAGGATGATCGTCCGGATGCTATTCGGAACCGGATCGAGGGCTACTGGGAAGCCACCAGGCCGGTGGTGGATTACTACCGGGAGCAGGGGATCATTGTCGATGTCGATGCCGGGGGAACCCTTGAGGAGGTCTATGCGCGTATTGAGGATGTACTTGCACAGGCCGCATTTGGCACAGAGACCGTGTGA
- a CDS encoding phage holin family protein — MRGRSQNSESGPDMEPQHTPEEHQAAAGEGGGAGQTGKVHRIGSETRGLLEDFTSWVELRLRLVQLDVQDYIRQKIDEATLKVALIIASLVSGLFMLVTLALFAGWALGHPAWGFLVVTGLLFLWTGILYARDRRVRARKPDSADIPHLSEGASRPPSNNGKHFSDEEAGE, encoded by the coding sequence ATGCGCGGGCGCTCCCAAAATAGTGAATCCGGGCCGGACATGGAGCCCCAACATACTCCAGAGGAACATCAAGCTGCAGCGGGCGAGGGCGGTGGTGCAGGCCAGACGGGAAAAGTACACCGCATCGGCAGCGAAACGCGCGGCCTTCTCGAAGATTTCACGTCCTGGGTTGAATTGCGATTGCGGCTGGTCCAGCTGGACGTGCAGGACTACATTCGTCAGAAGATAGACGAGGCCACCCTCAAAGTCGCGCTGATCATCGCAAGTCTGGTTTCAGGATTGTTTATGCTCGTTACGCTGGCGTTGTTTGCCGGCTGGGCGTTGGGGCATCCGGCCTGGGGGTTTCTCGTGGTGACCGGTTTGCTTTTTCTGTGGACCGGTATATTGTATGCGCGCGATCGTCGGGTACGCGCCCGCAAACCGGATAGTGCGGACATCCCGCATCTTTCGGAAGGAGCGTCCCGGCCCCCATCAAATAACGGTAAGCATTTTTCCGACGAGGAAGCCGGTGAGTGA
- a CDS encoding scaffolding protein, with the protein MPQLDISPTPNPNSLKCMLRKGTFIPEGMESFNSAEEAAGHILGERLFCIGGIVNVFIMPHFLTITKSVDADWGDILPKVKRAVKDTG; encoded by the coding sequence ATGCCGCAACTCGACATATCCCCCACCCCGAATCCCAACAGCCTCAAATGTATGCTCCGCAAGGGTACGTTCATTCCGGAAGGAATGGAGTCCTTCAATTCCGCGGAAGAAGCGGCCGGGCACATCCTGGGGGAACGCCTGTTTTGCATCGGGGGCATTGTCAATGTCTTCATTATGCCCCACTTCCTGACGATCACAAAAAGCGTTGACGCCGATTGGGGCGACATCCTGCCGAAAGTGAAACGGGCAGTGAAAGATACGGGATAG